The Nitrospirota bacterium genome contains the following window.
CATCATGGGCAGTTATATTGTATGCCGAGAGTTTTTCTGAATCGAGCCACACCCTTACCTGACGAAGCCTCAGCCCTGCGATACGTATTGCACCGACACCGTTTATCTTCTGTACCTGTTCTTTTAAGACCTCATTTGCATAAGTTGAAAGTTCCCTGATGGATTTCTCACCGGACAGGGCAATCCATATAACCGGCGTAGCATCAGGGTCAACCTTTTCTATGACCGGCTCATCTATATCCTGCGGAAGGCTGCCCCTGACAGCAGATATCTTTTCCCTGACATCCTGAACTGCAAGGTCAATGTTCCTGTCGAGACTAAACTCTACAACAACCTGAGACCTTCCTTCTGTACTGGTGGATGTAATACTCTTGACGCCGTTTATAGTATTGACAGCCTCTTCTATCTTGTCGGTGACGTCAATATCCATAATCTCAGGGCTTGCGCCCCTTAGAGTTGTGGATATATTCACAATGGGAAATTCCACCTTTGGAAACAGGTCTACACCGATACGCGGATAGCTTACAATCCCAAGCAGTACAATGCCGAGGATGACCATTGTTGCAAAGACCGGACGTTTGATCGAGGTATCAGCGAGCCACATTTATTCTTACCTTTACCCCGTCTGAAAGATTCTGTTGACCAACTATAACCACCTTTTCACCCTCTTTTAAACCCTCTGTAATCTCCATCAAATCCCCATGCCTTATGCCTGTCTTAACAAATTTCTCTCTTGCAATATCCCCGTCTACAGTAAAAATCTTTACCTGGTCAGCCTCATATAGCATTGCTGTTACCGGAACAACCACAGACGACCTGGCAGAGGCCGTATACAGTGTAACTCTTGCAAACAGCCCCGGCCTTAATACACCGCTGCTATTAGGCACTACAGCCTCAGCCCTCAATGTCCTTGTCTTGTCATCAAGGTTCGGATATATAAGGCTTAACCGCCCATTAAATACCCTGTCATTTAATGAATCTACCTTAAATGATGTGTCCTGACCTGTCTTGAGCTTTCCTGCATCCCTTTCTGATACTGTAAAGGAGAGTTTCAGCGGGTCATTCTGGATGATTGTGAAAAGATTACTCCCCATCCTGACATTATCTCCTGATGAAACCCTCTTTTCTTTTATCACACCGGCGATCGGCGAATATATCTTTGTCTTTGAGAGCCTTTGTTTTGTTATATCAAGGACAGTCTTAGCCTTATCCACCTCTGCATCTGAAAGTGATACCCTTGTTGATATGGTATCGAACTCTTCTTTTGTAATAAGCCCTTCTCTATTAAGTGCAGACTTACGGGTGTGTTCAATCTTAGTATTGGCAAGACTAACCTCTGCCTGCCTTAATGCAGACTCAGACTGTTTTACTGCAAGGGTATAATCCGTATCATCCACAGTTGCGAGCAGGGCACCTTTGTTTACAACTGACCCCTCGTCACTTAATATTGATACGCTCGTCACCCTGCCGTCAACCTCTGAACTTATGTTTACCTCTTCATAAGGAGTCAATGTCCCGACGGCCTCAACAAAGGGCCTGAGTGACTTTTTCTCTGCCGGTTGGGTTATAACATTTATAACCCTCTCTGTTGAATTCTTACCATCTTCCTTTTTACTGCAACCTGAGCTTATTAACAGGATGGGAAGAAAGATTATTAATATGCTAATAGCCATGTATTTCTTCATAACCGCAAATCTCCTGTAATTATACCTTTAATGTCCCGTTCACAAATATCTCAACAAATTCCTGTATAACCTTTTCCATCTTCTTTCGTGATATGCTTTTCCCCATTACAATCTCTTCAACATTAAAATAACAAAACAACATCCCAAGGAAACCACGTGCGCCAATCTCAGTGTCAAACCTCCTGAGGATTCCTACGTTCTGTTGTGACTTAAAATAACCTGCAAGTACCTTATTGGTCTCATCAATGAACTTGCTGAAAACCTCCCTTGTCTTTTCAGGATATACATTCATCTCTGAACTTAAAATCCTTACAAATGATTTTCTTTCTTTCAATGTCTCAAAGAAACGCAGACTGATTTTCTTCAGGGTATCCCCATAATTGATAGAATCTCCTTCAATCTCAGAAATGACCTCTTTAAGTTTTGGAAGAAATGTATAACATTTCAGAACCTCTTCAAAGAGTCTTTCCTTTGTGCCGAAGTGCCTGAATAGTGTAACCTCTGTAATGCCGGATTCATAGGCAATATCCTTGGTGGTAGTTCCAAGATAGCCCTTCTCAGAAATAAGCTTAAGGGTGGATTCAAGGATCTTCTTTTTTGTTGTGGTCTTTACCATGATGCACGAACCTCATCCTTCAAAACACCCATATTCCTCTTCAGGCCAATTATCGCAAGCTGGAGATCAATGGAACTATTGGCAAGAGACTGATGGGAAGTAACAAGGACAGTATTGGCATCAATAACATCTACATTGGTGGCAAGCCCGTAAGTATATTGTTTAAAAACAGTGTTGTAATTCTCTTCTGCAAAAGAGACCTGTTTTTTATAAAACTCAATAGCAGAGGCAATTGCATCAAGGTTGTAATATGCCTCCCTCACCTGATTTTCTATATCCTTTTTTATGTTTATCTTTTTAAATTGAGCCTCTCTTAATTTACTCTCCGATTCCTTTAGTTCAGCAGTCCTCAGGCCGCCTTCATATAACGGATATGAAAGGGTAAGGGTTGCAAATACGCTCTCTTTATTAAAAAAGGCTGCTGATACAGGGTCCTGGTCACGCCATGAATAAACAGCATCCAGCCTCAGGCCCGGCATGAAGCTCCCCTTTGTATAAACAATCCCCTCACGAGCAATTTCCTCTTCAGCCTTTGATTTTTTATAATCACTCCTTTTGTCATAAGCAGAATTTATCAGGGCTTCAATATCCTGTGCAGTGATACTGTTTTGAGGAGGCTCTGATAATCTGAAACCTTGCGGCATACCTATAAGTCTCGCGAGATGGTCATTCGCAACAAGCTGGTCCCTCTTTTTTCTTGCAAGTTCAGCCTGTATCCCTGCGACCTCTGCTTCTGCCCTTAATACCGCTGCCTTTGTCACCTCTCCAACCTCAAAACGGGCATTGGAAACCCTTCTCCTCTCCTCTCCCCTTTTTAAGTCAGCCTCTTTTATCTCTATCTCCCGTGCAATCTTGAGAACGTTATAATATGAGGCAGCAACCTCCATCAGGATATTTTCCTGAACAATAGAAAGACCCTTCTCCCCTGCCTCCAGTAAGAAGCCTGCCTGTCTCAAGGCGCTCCACTCCCTGCCGCCCCTGTAGATTGGAACCCCGAGCCTTATACTATAGTTATAACTGTAATCCGGTTGAATAACCGTGAATGCAGAACTCTTCTCAGATGCATATTTTGTGTAACCGGCCTCAGCCGTCAAAGTCGGAAGGACATAAGAGAGTGCCTTCTTCTTACTCTGTTCAAACTGATAAAGCCC
Protein-coding sequences here:
- a CDS encoding efflux RND transporter periplasmic adaptor subunit, giving the protein MKKYMAISILIIFLPILLISSGCSKKEDGKNSTERVINVITQPAEKKSLRPFVEAVGTLTPYEEVNISSEVDGRVTSVSILSDEGSVVNKGALLATVDDTDYTLAVKQSESALRQAEVSLANTKIEHTRKSALNREGLITKEEFDTISTRVSLSDAEVDKAKTVLDITKQRLSKTKIYSPIAGVIKEKRVSSGDNVRMGSNLFTIIQNDPLKLSFTVSERDAGKLKTGQDTSFKVDSLNDRVFNGRLSLIYPNLDDKTRTLRAEAVVPNSSGVLRPGLFARVTLYTASARSSVVVPVTAMLYEADQVKIFTVDGDIAREKFVKTGIRHGDLMEITEGLKEGEKVVIVGQQNLSDGVKVRINVAR
- a CDS encoding TetR/AcrR family transcriptional regulator produces the protein MVKTTTKKKILESTLKLISEKGYLGTTTKDIAYESGITEVTLFRHFGTKERLFEEVLKCYTFLPKLKEVISEIEGDSINYGDTLKKISLRFFETLKERKSFVRILSSEMNVYPEKTREVFSKFIDETNKVLAGYFKSQQNVGILRRFDTEIGARGFLGMLFCYFNVEEIVMGKSISRKKMEKVIQEFVEIFVNGTLKV
- a CDS encoding TolC family protein is translated as MKKTYLLFKWLSAFMSFSSFLILASLTFAHAEDRVVTLQEAYKLSLQNHEAVKIAEEGLYQFEQSKKKALSYVLPTLTAEAGYTKYASEKSSAFTVIQPDYSYNYSIRLGVPIYRGGREWSALRQAGFLLEAGEKGLSIVQENILMEVAASYYNVLKIAREIEIKEADLKRGEERRRVSNARFEVGEVTKAAVLRAEAEVAGIQAELARKKRDQLVANDHLARLIGMPQGFRLSEPPQNSITAQDIEALINSAYDKRSDYKKSKAEEEIAREGIVYTKGSFMPGLRLDAVYSWRDQDPVSAAFFNKESVFATLTLSYPLYEGGLRTAELKESESKLREAQFKKINIKKDIENQVREAYYNLDAIASAIEFYKKQVSFAEENYNTVFKQYTYGLATNVDVIDANTVLVTSHQSLANSSIDLQLAIIGLKRNMGVLKDEVRASW